The Candidatus Thermoplasmatota archaeon sequence CCGTGCTCGTCACAAGCAGAGCGAGGTTCGTGACGCCGATCTTCGCGTCAAGCGGCCGCTTCTGGTACGAGAGCTGGACCGGGAACTCGCCTGCGCCGAAGCTGCCTTGGATCGTCACGCGCGTCTCGTCGCCTGCGGCAAGCGCAGGAAGGCGAGCCGTGCGGACCATGCCCGCGCGGTCCACGACCTCGATCGCGCCGCGCGAGAGATTGCCCCAGCCGTCGTTGCGGACGACAAGCGTGAGGGCGCCGTTGGCGACGGAGGCGACCTCCGCGACCGGGTGCGCACCGTACTTCTCGACGTTGAGGAACGCGTGGAAGATCGCGCGCCAGGATTCCTTCTCGAGCTCCTCGATGGGGGTCGTGTAGACGGGCGGGCCCCAGACGAAGCCGGATCGCTCGCGGCCGCTCATCTCGAAGCCCCACGAGTTGGCCCCGAACAGCTCGTAGCCCGTGTCGGTCGTGGTGCCGCTTGCGGGGTAGATCGTGCTCCAGATGGGGCCGCAGGAGTCGCGCACGTCGGCGAGCACCTCGTCGCAGATGCGCTCGAAGACGGCGTGGTCGTCCGGGTGGGGATCGCGGCCTTCCATGCCGTAGGGGTAGAGCCAGAGGTTGCCGCAGCAGTGGATGCTCGCGACGTAGTCGGGGTCGTAACGCTCCCAGACGCCCATGACCGCGCGCGTCTCGGATTCGCTTGCCGGGTGGGGGCCGGGGTTGTTGACGACGGGAAGCTCGTTCACGTCGCCCCAGCCGACGGGGTAGTTCCGATTGATGTTGACGAGGTTGCCGTTCAGGCGGCCCACGCCGTTCACGCTACCGTCCGGGTTGACAAGCGGCAGGATGATCGTGTGGCGGTTCTCGACGATCCACGTGGCCGTCTCGTCCGATCCGTAGCCGCGTAGCAGGGTGCGCAGCACGTGCATGACGAAGATGACTCCGATGTACTCGTTGGCGTGCGTGCCGCCGTCGATGTAGACGACCTCGCGCGCGGAGAGCGGGATCCGATCCGGGTTCTCGAAGTCGGCGATCTCCATGTACCAGAGGTCCATGCCCTTCGAGGAGACGCCGGCCGAGTGCAGGCGCGCGATGTCCTTGAACTCGGAGGCAAGCGCCGACATCTCGGCCGTGAGGACCGGCCAGGACGGGTACGCCTTGGCAGGGCCAAGGTCCGACGAGACGGGAACGTACGCGTGCCCGACGGGAACCATCACGAAGGCGGCCAACGCGGCGGCAAGGAGCGTCCTCTGGAGCATCACGGTCCCGCCCGACGCCGGGAAGGATAAAGCTTGTTGTATTGCAGATGGGCGACCGGCGAGAGCCTAGCGTTCACGCCCGATGATGTAGTCGGCGATCTGCGCGAGGTGCTCGAGGGTGCCGCTTCCTTTGGGCACCTCGGCAAGCGCCTCCTTGGCCTCGGCCAGGAGGTCGCGGGCGACGCCTTGCGCGTAGGCGATGCTGCCCGCGTCGCGCAGGATGCCGATCGCCTCCTGGACCTGGGCGTCCGTGCATTCGCCGCGGCGGTCGAGGATCGCAAGGAGACGGT is a genomic window containing:
- a CDS encoding M14 family zinc carboxypeptidase, producing the protein MLQRTLLAAALAAFVMVPVGHAYVPVSSDLGPAKAYPSWPVLTAEMSALASEFKDIARLHSAGVSSKGMDLWYMEIADFENPDRIPLSAREVVYIDGGTHANEYIGVIFVMHVLRTLLRGYGSDETATWIVENRHTIILPLVNPDGSVNGVGRLNGNLVNINRNYPVGWGDVNELPVVNNPGPHPASESETRAVMGVWERYDPDYVASIHCCGNLWLYPYGMEGRDPHPDDHAVFERICDEVLADVRDSCGPIWSTIYPASGTTTDTGYELFGANSWGFEMSGRERSGFVWGPPVYTTPIEELEKESWRAIFHAFLNVEKYGAHPVAEVASVANGALTLVVRNDGWGNLSRGAIEVVDRAGMVRTARLPALAAGDETRVTIQGSFGAGEFPVQLSYQKRPLDAKIGVTNLALLVTSTASGLSASLASAAGGLPLSPASVSPESEGEPASASVPGFEAFAALAAVGVALLAARRRRPGF